The following are from one region of the Paenibacillus bovis genome:
- a CDS encoding pirin family protein yields the protein MITIYPASERFHFDREWLRGSHSFSFGEYQDPDNTGFGVLRVFNDDTIAPGYGFGAHPHSNMEIVSIVLQGQLRHEDNIGNTAVSSFGGIQRMSAGTGVIHTEHNASNETDCNLLQLWFEPEARGLEPSYMTASYNPASLSGHLLPVVSRQGGENQATIHQDLTIYLSRLEKGQQIEFLQKPDRRTYLFVIHGALRLNHADVLGRRDAARLEQENRLQLEAEEAVFFMLIDLP from the coding sequence ATGATCACAATTTATCCGGCAAGCGAACGATTTCATTTTGACCGGGAGTGGCTTCGCGGAAGTCACAGCTTTTCCTTTGGTGAATATCAGGACCCGGACAATACGGGATTTGGCGTACTGCGTGTATTCAATGATGATACGATAGCACCCGGGTACGGCTTTGGGGCGCATCCGCACAGTAATATGGAGATTGTGTCGATCGTCCTGCAGGGACAGCTGCGTCATGAGGATAATATCGGCAATACGGCGGTAAGCTCCTTTGGCGGTATCCAGCGTATGTCGGCAGGCACCGGAGTGATTCATACCGAGCATAATGCCTCCAACGAGACAGACTGCAATTTGCTGCAGCTGTGGTTTGAGCCGGAGGCGCGTGGATTGGAGCCGTCCTATATGACAGCTTCCTATAATCCGGCTTCCCTTAGTGGTCATCTGCTGCCGGTCGTCAGTCGTCAGGGTGGAGAAAATCAGGCGACGATCCATCAGGATCTGACGATTTATCTGAGCCGTCTGGAAAAGGGACAGCAGATTGAATTTCTGCAGAAGCCGGATCGGCGCACGTATCTGTTCGTGATTCACGGTGCGCTGCGACTCAATCATGCAGATGTACTTGGCCGCAGGGATGCAGCACGACTGGAGCAGGAAAATCGTCTGCAGCTGGAAGCCGAGGAAGCGGTATTTTTTATGCTGATCGATCTGCCCTGA
- a CDS encoding DMT family transporter, whose translation MLLGILLAVVAGSLVSLQTVFNNQVNARAGSWATTTLVLGMGFIASLIASLIFEGKGTFSLQHMQLWYWVSGAIGVGVVFCLVQGIRLLGPTFSTSIVLIAQLATALLFDSAGWLGLEQIPLTPGKIIGVLVVVAGILVFKFGGRRKTVVEDSANPSV comes from the coding sequence ATGCTTTTAGGTATTTTGCTGGCAGTTGTAGCCGGCTCTCTGGTCAGTTTGCAGACCGTTTTTAATAATCAGGTAAATGCCCGTGCAGGTTCCTGGGCAACCACTACGCTGGTGCTGGGAATGGGATTTATCGCATCTCTGATAGCGAGTCTGATTTTTGAAGGTAAAGGGACTTTTTCACTGCAGCATATGCAGCTGTGGTACTGGGTCAGCGGTGCGATTGGTGTAGGTGTCGTCTTCTGTCTGGTACAGGGTATCCGGCTGCTTGGTCCGACCTTTTCCACATCGATCGTGCTGATTGCCCAGCTGGCAACGGCGCTGCTGTTCGATTCGGCCGGCTGGCTGGGACTGGAGCAGATTCCGCTGACTCCTGGCAAAATTATCGGCGTACTCGTTGTCGTAGCGGGGATTCTGGTATTCAAATTTGGCGGTAGACGCAAAACGGTGGTGGAAGATTCCGCTAATCCTTCGGTCTAA
- a CDS encoding phasin family protein has protein sequence MSDLFKRALSLGLGATVVSKEKVEKAVNDLVKRGELAPSESRALVDRLMDRGAEEQNQMKDWMRGQIQKVLTELDIPTKETVEQLQQRITVLEKRLAEQEQQQPPLL, from the coding sequence ATGAGCGATTTGTTCAAAAGAGCGTTGTCCCTGGGACTGGGTGCGACTGTAGTCAGCAAGGAAAAGGTAGAGAAAGCGGTAAATGATCTGGTCAAACGCGGAGAATTGGCCCCATCCGAATCCCGTGCACTGGTTGATCGTCTGATGGATCGTGGTGCAGAAGAACAAAATCAGATGAAGGACTGGATGCGTGGTCAGATCCAAAAAGTACTGACCGAACTGGATATTCCGACCAAGGAAACCGTAGAACAATTACAGCAGCGGATTACGGTTCTGGAAAAGCGTCTGGCTGAGCAGGAACAACAGCAGCCGCCATTGTTATAA
- a CDS encoding DMT family transporter — MKGIIFALLGGACITLQGVANNRISQDIGTWQAATITQLTGFILAALVLLVVRDGSWQGFKQVKPLYWFGGALASVIIYSEVMAIQYVGVTLTVSALLIAQLCVTFLIDLRGWFGVVKQKMTMPQFIGIVMMIGGVIILKL; from the coding sequence ATGAAAGGAATTATATTCGCCCTGTTGGGCGGTGCATGTATTACCTTGCAGGGAGTAGCGAACAACCGCATTAGCCAGGATATTGGAACCTGGCAGGCAGCGACGATTACTCAGCTGACCGGATTTATACTGGCGGCACTGGTGCTGCTGGTCGTCCGGGATGGCAGCTGGCAGGGATTCAAGCAGGTCAAACCGCTGTACTGGTTTGGTGGTGCGCTGGCTTCCGTTATTATTTATAGCGAAGTGATGGCGATTCAGTATGTAGGAGTGACGCTGACCGTATCGGCGCTGCTGATTGCCCAGCTGTGTGTAACCTTTCTGATTGACCTGCGAGGCTGGTTTGGTGTCGTCAAGCAAAAGATGACCATGCCCCAATTTATCGGTATCGTGATGATGATCGGCGGCGTAATCATTCTCAAGCTGTAA
- a CDS encoding ThuA domain-containing protein has translation MSISSDNKLQARQAILIGDYGEDAPYHPLDQVENHIRDLMPSGWELHISDDYDMLEMERLEAYDLCIVYTDAFNKKINPRHAAGIITYVVNGGGLLILHCGVSLQESRYELKQLMGAQYGGHEEYGALEMHIASPGHPIMKGIHSFVMEEEPYEFTLLPGAERTILMEYTMNGDTWPAAWCSYYGMGRTVYLMPGHHAASFDYPEYRTMIAQSICWVAGCDEEG, from the coding sequence ATGAGTATATCCAGTGATAACAAATTACAGGCCAGGCAGGCGATCCTGATCGGGGATTATGGAGAAGACGCGCCATATCATCCGCTGGATCAGGTGGAAAATCATATTCGTGATCTGATGCCATCCGGATGGGAACTGCATATCTCGGATGATTATGACATGCTGGAAATGGAGCGTCTGGAAGCCTATGATCTCTGTATCGTCTATACGGATGCATTTAACAAAAAGATCAATCCCAGGCATGCAGCCGGCATTATTACATACGTAGTGAATGGGGGCGGACTGCTTATACTCCACTGCGGTGTATCGTTGCAGGAGAGCCGGTATGAACTCAAGCAGCTGATGGGTGCGCAATACGGTGGACACGAGGAATACGGGGCGCTGGAGATGCATATCGCCTCACCGGGACACCCGATTATGAAAGGTATCCATTCTTTTGTCATGGAGGAAGAACCTTATGAGTTTACGCTGCTGCCAGGAGCAGAACGGACTATTTTGATGGAATATACGATGAATGGCGATACCTGGCCTGCTGCATGGTGCTCTTATTATGGTATGGGACGCACCGTGTATTTGATGCCCGGACACCATGCTGCCTCTTTTGATTATCCGGAATACCGGACGATGATTGCGCAGAGTATCTGCTGGGTAGCCGGATGTGATGAAGAAGGATAA
- a CDS encoding SulP family inorganic anion transporter, giving the protein MNYKQQWFGNIRPDVLAGITVALALIPEAIGFSIIAGVDPMVGLYASICIAVVISFAGGRPGMISAATGAIAVLVGTLVAKHGVEYLFAATILAGIFQIILGWLRIGRFITFIPQSVMTGFVNALAIVIFSAQLPQFVGANWLMYALVALTLAIIYILPLFTKAVPAPLVAIIIVSLLTYFLHLDVRTVGDMGELSNQLPFFHLPVVPLGWDLFITVLPYSISIAFVGLLESLLTATIVDEMTETRSDKNREAQGQGLANIVSGFFGGMAGCAMIGQSVINVKSGGRGRLSTFIAGAFLLVLLVVLGTIVREVPMAALVGVMIMVSIGTFSWNSLLTIHKIPLAEAVIMVTVVVIVVLTDNLSIGVGVGVVMSALRFGWRMSQLHITEAQDSTSAHRVYQVRGQMFFGTMSQFVDHFVPTKDPEQITIDFAGSHIWDHSAVIGIGKLKEKYEQLGKQVHIRGLNEESRQLYEKLRSSAASGH; this is encoded by the coding sequence ATGAATTACAAGCAGCAATGGTTCGGTAATATCCGTCCTGATGTACTGGCGGGAATTACTGTAGCCCTGGCCCTTATACCGGAAGCAATAGGCTTCTCGATTATTGCAGGAGTCGATCCGATGGTCGGCCTGTACGCTTCTATTTGTATCGCTGTTGTTATTTCGTTTGCAGGTGGTCGGCCGGGTATGATCTCGGCGGCTACCGGAGCGATTGCTGTGCTGGTCGGTACGCTAGTTGCCAAGCACGGCGTGGAGTACTTATTTGCTGCCACGATTCTGGCAGGGATTTTCCAGATCATACTCGGCTGGCTTAGGATCGGGCGATTTATTACCTTTATTCCGCAGTCGGTCATGACGGGGTTCGTTAATGCGCTGGCAATTGTGATCTTCTCGGCGCAGCTACCACAGTTTGTCGGCGCCAACTGGCTGATGTATGCACTGGTCGCCCTAACACTGGCCATTATCTATATCCTGCCGCTGTTCACCAAGGCAGTACCGGCACCGCTGGTAGCGATTATTATCGTTTCTCTGCTAACCTACTTCCTGCATCTGGATGTTCGTACAGTAGGCGATATGGGTGAACTGAGCAATCAGCTTCCATTTTTCCATCTGCCGGTTGTACCGCTGGGCTGGGATCTGTTTATTACGGTGCTGCCGTATTCGATCTCGATTGCTTTTGTTGGTCTGCTGGAATCGCTGCTGACAGCAACGATTGTCGATGAGATGACCGAGACGCGCAGCGACAAGAACCGCGAAGCGCAGGGTCAGGGACTGGCGAATATCGTAAGCGGATTTTTTGGCGGAATGGCGGGCTGTGCCATGATCGGTCAATCGGTTATTAACGTCAAATCCGGTGGACGCGGCAGATTGTCGACGTTTATCGCCGGTGCCTTTTTACTTGTATTGCTCGTTGTACTGGGTACAATCGTACGCGAGGTGCCGATGGCGGCGCTAGTTGGCGTTATGATCATGGTCTCAATCGGTACGTTCAGCTGGAATTCTCTGCTGACGATCCACAAGATTCCGCTCGCGGAGGCCGTTATTATGGTTACGGTCGTAGTTATTGTGGTATTGACCGACAATCTGTCCATCGGTGTAGGTGTCGGTGTGGTAATGAGTGCGCTGCGGTTTGGCTGGAGAATGTCACAACTGCATATTACCGAAGCTCAGGATTCCACGTCTGCACATCGGGTCTACCAGGTACGCGGCCAAATGTTCTTCGGTACGATGAGCCAATTCGTGGATCACTTCGTACCAACAAAAGATCCGGAGCAGATTACGATTGATTTTGCCGGGTCCCATATCTGGGATCACTCGGCTGTCATCGGGATCGGCAAGCTCAAGGAAAAATACGAGCAGCTGGGCAAGCAGGTGCATATTCGCGGTCTGAATGAAGAAAGCCGCCAATTGTACGAAAAACTCCGTAGTTCCGCCGCTTCCGGGCATTGA
- a CDS encoding ABC1 kinase family protein, translated as MSLHIRHAGRYREIAMALMRHGFGYMVEEMGLHRMLAIPLKLARRDVHGIRTLAERIRLVLEELGPTFVKLGQLASTRSDLLPENVINELVKLQDQVPPFPGEEARQIIELELGIELNEMLESFQEQPVAAASIGQVHLGKLHTGELVAIKVQRPGVSRIVQRDLEILQDLISLAKRHLEWVAQYNVEEIIEEFSKSMREELDYNIEGRNMERIGQNFEKDRNIHIPKTYWNYTSARVLTMEYVDGIHMGRPDEIVDQGLKLSEVAQRLVDSMLQQIFIDGFFHADPHPGNLLALRDGRIAYLDFGMMGRLSSDTKNGMAGFVIALLRKNTDSMVRAVMRLGFVPEDINMSALRNELERLREKYYDVPFSQIDLGEALNEMFAIIRQYKIDIPTDLALLGKALITLEGVIERLDPSLSILNMAEPFGRRLLSERYSPSKIRQRITDGAFQAVEILTDLPRQASELSRVIRSGKLKVEVSVPELGELLHKMDQISNRLAFSIVLLAFSIIMVGLIIGSSLRDNTPILWGLPVVEIGFAIATLMVVWLLVVIFRSGRF; from the coding sequence ATGTCTCTGCATATCCGGCATGCCGGAAGGTATAGGGAAATCGCCATGGCGCTCATGCGTCATGGCTTTGGTTATATGGTTGAAGAGATGGGACTTCACCGTATGCTGGCGATTCCGCTGAAGCTGGCGCGTCGTGATGTCCACGGCATTCGCACACTGGCAGAGCGTATCCGTCTGGTACTGGAGGAGCTGGGGCCTACTTTTGTCAAACTGGGGCAGCTCGCCAGCACCCGTTCGGATCTGCTGCCGGAAAATGTAATTAACGAACTGGTAAAGTTACAGGATCAGGTGCCTCCTTTTCCAGGAGAAGAAGCCCGCCAGATTATCGAGCTAGAACTGGGAATTGAGCTGAACGAGATGCTGGAGAGCTTTCAGGAACAGCCGGTAGCGGCCGCTTCGATCGGACAGGTCCATCTGGGCAAGCTGCATACGGGTGAACTGGTAGCGATCAAGGTACAGCGCCCTGGCGTATCCCGGATCGTACAGCGTGACCTGGAGATTCTGCAGGATCTGATCTCGCTCGCCAAACGCCATCTGGAATGGGTCGCCCAATATAATGTAGAAGAAATTATCGAAGAGTTCTCCAAATCCATGCGCGAAGAACTCGATTATAATATTGAAGGTCGCAATATGGAACGAATCGGTCAGAACTTTGAAAAAGACCGCAATATCCATATTCCCAAAACGTATTGGAATTATACATCTGCCCGTGTACTGACAATGGAATATGTTGACGGGATCCATATGGGTCGTCCTGATGAAATTGTAGATCAGGGGCTCAAGCTGTCCGAGGTTGCCCAGCGTCTGGTCGATTCCATGCTACAGCAGATTTTTATCGACGGATTTTTCCATGCTGATCCGCATCCGGGCAATCTGCTCGCTCTGCGCGATGGACGAATCGCCTATCTAGATTTTGGCATGATGGGCCGATTAAGCAGCGATACCAAAAATGGCATGGCCGGATTCGTGATTGCCCTGCTGCGCAAAAATACAGACAGTATGGTACGAGCAGTGATGCGGCTTGGATTTGTCCCTGAGGATATTAATATGTCTGCACTGCGTAATGAGCTGGAGCGGCTACGGGAAAAGTATTACGACGTGCCTTTTTCGCAGATTGATCTGGGGGAAGCGCTGAACGAGATGTTCGCGATTATCCGCCAGTACAAGATTGATATTCCGACCGATCTGGCGCTGCTCGGCAAAGCACTTATTACGCTGGAGGGCGTAATTGAACGGTTGGACCCATCACTCAGTATCCTGAATATGGCCGAGCCGTTTGGCCGTCGTCTGCTCAGTGAGCGGTATAGTCCAAGCAAGATTCGTCAGCGGATTACCGATGGAGCCTTTCAGGCCGTAGAGATTCTGACCGATCTGCCGCGTCAGGCCTCCGAGCTATCGCGGGTCATCCGCTCCGGCAAGCTTAAGGTGGAAGTTAGTGTGCCGGAGCTCGGAGAGCTGCTCCACAAAATGGATCAGATCAGTAACCGGCTGGCATTCAGTATCGTATTGCTGGCATTCAGTATTATTATGGTCGGCCTGATTATTGGCTCCTCCCTGCGGGACAACACACCGATTCTGTGGGGACTGCCGGTAGTGGAGATTGGTTTTGCCATAGCGACACTGATGGTGGTCTGGCTGCTGGTTGTTATTTTCAGGTCAGGGCGGTTCTAG
- a CDS encoding DoxX family protein, with translation MNMTRRNVEVGILITRVLTGLIFLLHGLSKFQGGIGGTMGFFQSMGLPSWLAPVVAVLEIAGGIALIIGLFTRIAGVVTACIIIGTLVTAHKGDPFLMGTEFNYLLLITSLQMAIGGSALLSLDGVLWRKERSQNRRLAEN, from the coding sequence ATGAATATGACAAGAAGAAATGTAGAAGTGGGGATTTTGATTACGAGAGTGCTGACGGGATTGATTTTCCTGCTGCACGGGTTGTCCAAGTTCCAGGGGGGCATTGGCGGTACGATGGGATTTTTCCAGAGTATGGGCTTGCCGTCATGGCTGGCTCCTGTCGTAGCCGTACTGGAGATTGCCGGAGGGATTGCACTGATTATCGGATTGTTCACCCGTATTGCCGGAGTCGTCACAGCCTGCATTATTATAGGCACGCTCGTAACAGCACACAAAGGTGATCCATTCCTGATGGGCACCGAGTTCAACTATCTGCTGCTGATCACAAGCCTGCAGATGGCAATTGGCGGCAGTGCACTGCTGTCCCTGGATGGTGTGTTGTGGCGCAAAGAACGCAGTCAGAATCGTCGTCTGGCCGAGAATTAA
- a CDS encoding methyl-accepting chemotaxis protein: MSKKTNRSRLRWSIRNQLIVAFAIVLLAPSLVISISMYNNARTQVASQLITSANETVKTANAFVSSSLDAKFHDAEVLSGLFDRSMIDGRLSPQIVPRLTQYIKLHPEAIDVFVGTPEGLMVRGVPKENENGYDPRERDWYKQAIAAPGTTVMTSVVINSSNKPVVVIARTLPDNSGVLGISLNLENIAKQVDIQVGHEGYVIVLDKDQNYVVSRNGKPGDKATGDYLKTMYSQEQGKIDYTFENRPKQMVFLTNPTTGWKIAGTMYTSEVDTAVAPVRNQAIMIVIISIVVAAIIVFFCIRMIMKPIQRLRQTTTLISAGDLTVDIDQSKNDEIGDLARDFAGMVSSLREMIENVKDTTDNVSSASEELAAGAEETGRSVEHVTMAIQEVATGSERQVTSVNQGAASIERMSERVAEISGHVNEVSQTLQDAAKAAVKGNESVIDVVQKIYEIQTTVDKLSDIITQMNNQSSEIDSIVDLIRNIAKQTNLLALNASIEAARAGEHGKGFAVVAEEVRKLASESGDSAQRISDLISGMQGVVTQSLGVMEQAKQNVEGGILAVDTSGRSFSKINRSIKAVSSKMDDVSGATDQLNIEADAVVASIEQIASISDQSASNTETISAAAQQQLASMEEVSSAATDLTRLAEQLQHVVSRFKL; the protein is encoded by the coding sequence ATGAGTAAGAAAACCAACAGATCCAGGCTGCGCTGGTCGATCCGCAATCAGTTGATTGTGGCATTTGCTATTGTACTGCTCGCGCCGAGTCTCGTAATCAGTATCAGTATGTATAATAATGCCCGTACCCAGGTAGCCAGTCAGCTGATTACCAGTGCCAATGAGACGGTGAAAACAGCGAATGCTTTTGTAAGCAGTTCGCTGGATGCCAAGTTTCATGATGCGGAAGTATTATCGGGTTTATTTGATCGCTCCATGATTGATGGCCGATTAAGCCCACAAATTGTTCCACGTTTAACACAGTATATCAAGCTGCATCCGGAAGCGATTGATGTATTTGTAGGTACGCCCGAAGGTCTGATGGTCCGCGGAGTACCCAAGGAAAACGAAAACGGATATGATCCGCGTGAACGTGACTGGTATAAACAGGCCATCGCTGCACCTGGAACAACGGTTATGACCTCTGTCGTTATCAATTCCAGCAACAAGCCGGTTGTTGTTATCGCGCGTACGCTTCCGGATAATTCGGGGGTACTGGGCATTTCGCTGAATCTGGAGAATATCGCCAAGCAGGTCGATATCCAGGTGGGGCATGAAGGATATGTTATTGTTCTCGACAAAGATCAGAATTATGTAGTCAGCCGCAATGGCAAGCCGGGCGATAAAGCAACCGGTGATTATCTGAAGACTATGTACAGCCAGGAACAGGGCAAAATCGATTATACGTTTGAGAATCGCCCTAAGCAGATGGTATTCCTGACCAATCCAACAACAGGATGGAAAATTGCCGGTACCATGTATACCAGTGAAGTGGATACAGCGGTAGCGCCAGTTCGTAACCAGGCTATTATGATCGTGATCATCTCGATCGTCGTAGCGGCGATTATTGTATTTTTCTGTATCCGTATGATTATGAAGCCGATCCAGCGTCTGCGCCAGACGACGACGCTAATTAGTGCAGGCGATCTGACTGTAGATATCGATCAGAGCAAAAATGACGAAATTGGCGATTTGGCACGAGACTTTGCCGGGATGGTAAGCAGTCTGCGCGAGATGATCGAGAATGTCAAAGATACTACCGATAATGTATCCTCGGCCTCCGAAGAACTGGCAGCCGGTGCGGAAGAAACCGGTCGTTCGGTAGAGCATGTCACAATGGCCATTCAGGAAGTGGCCACCGGCAGCGAACGCCAGGTGACCAGTGTAAATCAGGGAGCTGCATCTATCGAGCGTATGTCGGAACGGGTAGCCGAGATTTCCGGCCATGTTAATGAAGTCAGCCAAACGCTGCAGGATGCTGCCAAAGCAGCTGTCAAAGGAAATGAATCCGTAATTGATGTAGTACAGAAAATCTACGAGATTCAGACGACAGTCGACAAACTGAGTGATATTATTACCCAGATGAACAATCAGTCTTCCGAAATTGACAGTATTGTCGATCTGATCCGCAATATTGCCAAACAGACCAATCTGCTGGCACTGAACGCGTCGATCGAAGCTGCGCGAGCAGGCGAGCATGGCAAAGGATTCGCCGTAGTTGCCGAAGAAGTGCGCAAACTGGCTTCCGAATCCGGCGATTCCGCGCAGCGCATTAGCGATCTGATTTCGGGTATGCAGGGTGTGGTTACCCAGTCGCTGGGTGTTATGGAGCAGGCCAAGCAGAATGTAGAAGGCGGTATTCTCGCTGTTGATACCTCTGGTCGTTCCTTCTCCAAAATCAATCGTTCGATCAAAGCGGTATCCAGCAAAATGGACGATGTATCCGGTGCAACAGATCAGCTGAACATTGAAGCCGATGCGGTTGTAGCTTCTATCGAGCAAATTGCCAGCATCTCGGATCAATCGGCGAGCAATACAGAGACAATCTCTGCAGCCGCCCAGCAGCAGCTGGCCTCCATGGAGGAAGTATCCAGTGCAGCTACCGATCTGACTCGTCTGGCAGAACAGCTGCAGCATGTAGTTTCACGTTTCAAACTGTAA